The Daphnia magna isolate NIES unplaced genomic scaffold, ASM2063170v1.1 Dm_contigs143, whole genome shotgun sequence genome contains a region encoding:
- the LOC123467079 gene encoding uncharacterized protein LOC123467079: MQKKPNPRLPSCPRDPSRRLHPELPSELSDGESPATGQTQDPEISTSTENLATSGEVILQRSDSSSSEDQSDSGSDNEADSRQPIHPVVPVIGQHLVGNPRHQQQRQRTAMTAVRKFISPPIFRGSPTEDARQWLERYETISTHNGWGNADKRNNFSMYLDDTARNWFLCARLPNDWEDTPAQPAAGGNPATPLVPGLRSVFLKEFQPDNYGLFQETRLRSRTQGVDEPTIRGLRPTLFRKIYPLKPKTCEEFLALAKSYTEASLMSDTRGWKDTTAEQQKPHEQLPNLAVVYPDQQADLMKTMRELIQKTCEKLISKEKNEQVKSKGPYKPKGRTISGRPQCFYCKKSGQIARNCFKNPESEQYKGPPKDGAAGATSKGNLPINLTVPQTLGEKSDHPETYVFNLNSARLIKETVRCGKEAATALIDTGAAVTVISPVLLKKTEFVKKPLSGPKIRLVNGLTLAPQSTADIVVTHRGITIKGNAIVMPMSGFELLLGNDFLQQFRAIHIDYESEESSFTTGKSPLAEITSLQAEQSQENRLVSSDRQEIPAYTVKQIPATVFNKIEGSCIVTPSGPLLATTSLSTGHALVRTDLENIPVANLSPKMAWLEKGVTLGILEKHSEAKEIEEAQEVLTLDTSEEDQHSSLPYKSAWKERAVIQNQVEGMLRRGVIEPSDSPWSSPVVLVKKKDGTWRFCVDYRKLIAVTVKDSYPLPRIADTLSRLEGATFFSSIDLQSGYHQVPVVDSDRPKTAFITADGLYQFRTLPFGLTNAPGTFQRAMDIILAGLRWSTCLIYLDDVIIYSATFQQHLERLRLVLGCLCQAGLKLKWSKCSFMEHTLKVLGHLISKEGVAPDPEKLEAVQSFPSHNEGHSTANKVKRVQSFLGLCSYYRRHIQVLAHPNYELPMEIFPDACGYGIGGVLAQRIREAERPIAYASRLLTKSEVNYSITEKECLALVWCLSKFRCFVWGCKVKVVTDHQALCWLMSKRDLAGRLARWSLSLQEYDITIVYRSGKTHDNADCLSRNPLPVAQELEDDRCFVVGAITLPGLSETEDESLAEKQKACHNWNQLIVKLQNGKSRVKNFVIHNGKLYKETLKNGKNYRRL; this comes from the exons ATGCAGAAAAAGCCTAATCCGCGTTTACCTAGTTGCCCTCGCGATCCAAGTAGACGATTGCATCCAGAATTGCCATCTGAATTGTCAGATGGTGAAAGTCCAGCAACAGGCCAGACGCAAGATCCAGAAATTTCGACCTCTACTGAAAATTTAGCTACGTCAGGTGAAGTAATCCTTCAACGGAGTGATTCTAGCAGCTCTGAAGATCAGTCAGATTCAGGATCTGACAACGAAGCAGATTCAAGACAGCCTATACATCCTGTTGTTCCTGTGATAGGACAACATCTTGTTGGAAATCCAAGACATCAGCAGCAACGTCAAAGAACAGCTATGACAGCTGTAAGAAAATTCATAAGCCCACCTATTTTTCGGGGTAGCCCAACGGAAGACGCTCGTCAATGGTTAGAGCGCTACGAAACGATTTCTACCCATAATGGTTGGGGCAATGCTGACAAACGAAATAATTTCAGTATGTACTTGGATGATACTGCAAGAAATTGGTTCCTGTGCGCAAGACTCCCGAATGACTGGGAAGATACACCAGCACAACCGGCTGCTGGAGGAAACCCGGCTACACCTTTAGTACCCGGTTTACGTTCGgtatttttgaaagaatttcagccAGATAAttacggtctttttcaagagacCAGACTCAGAAGTAGAACCCAAGGAGTGGACGAGCCAACCATTAG AGGACTTCGACCAACGCTTTTCAGAAAGATTTATCCGCTGAAGCCTAAAACATgcgaagaatttttggcaCTAGCAAAATCCTATACAGAAGCATCACTCATGTCAGATACACGAGGATGGAAGGATACCACAGCGGAGCAGCAGAAGCCTCACGAGCAGTTACCAAACCTAGCGGTGGTCTACCCGGACCAGCAAGCAGATCTTATGAAGACGATGCGTGAGTTAATTCAAAAAACTTGCGAGAAgttaatttcaaaagagaaaaacgagcaagtGAAATCGAAGGGACCTTACAAGCCAAAAGGTCGCACTATAAGTGGAAGACCGCAATGTTTCTATTGCAAAAAATCAGGACAAATTGCTCGCAACTGTTTCAAGAATCCAGAATCTGAACAGTACAAAGGTCCGCCCAAGGATGGAGCCGCAGGAGCGACTTCAAAAGGAAATCTTCCCATCAACTTAACTGTTCCTCAGACGTTAGGAGAAAAATCAGACCATCCAGAAACGTACGTGTTCAACTTGAATTCCGCAAGATTAATTAAGGAAACAGTAAGATGTGGTAAAGAAGCTGCAACAGCCCTCATCGACACAGGAGCTGCTGTCACAGTAATTTCGCCAGTATTACTAAAAAAAAcggaatttgtcaaaaaacctCTTAGTGGACCGAAGATTCGCCTCGTAAATGGTCTAACTCTGGCACCTCAAAGTACAGCAGACATAGTAGTAACCCACAGAGGCATAACTATAAAAGGTAACGCAATAGTCATGCCAATGTCAGGTTTTGAACTACTGTtgggaaatgatttcctaCAACAATTTCGAGCTATCCATATTGACTACGAGTCAGAAGAATCTTCATTTACGACGGGGAAATCGCCGCTTGCAGAAATTACTTCTCTTCAAGCAGAGCAATCACAAGAAAATCGGCTGGTCTCAAGTGATCGTCAAGAAATACCAGCATACACGGTGAAGCAAATTCCAGCAACTGTTTTTAACAAAATCGAAGGTTCATGCATCGTGACACCATCAGGCCCCCTGTTGGCAACAACAAGCCTGTCTACTGGTCACGCGCTTGTACGAACGGATTTGGAAAATATTCCAGTAGCAAATCTGTCTCCGAAAATGGCATGGCTAGAAAAGGGAGTGACGTTGGGAATCCTAGAAAAACATTCCGAAGCTAAAGAGATTGAAGAAGCTCAAGAAGTCTTAACATTAGATACTTCGGAGGAAGACCAACATTCGagt CTTCCTTACaagagtgcctggaaagaACGAGCTGTTATTCAAAATCAAGTGGAAGGAATGCTGCGTCGAGGAGTCATCGAACCTTCTGATAGCCCTTGGTCTTCCCCAGTGGTAttagtcaagaaaaaagatggcacATGGCGCTTCTGCGTAGACTATCGCAAGCTAATCGCAGTGACGGTGAAAGATTCCTATCCCTTACCACGTATAGCGGACACATTGAGTCGGCTGGAAGGCGCCACATTTTTCTCAAGTATCGATCTTCAGTCGGGGTACCATCAAGTTCCAGTTGTTGACAGTGATAGACCGAAGACAGCCTTCATCACTGCAGATGGATTGTACCAATTTCGTACTCTTccgtttggtttaacaaacGCCCCTGGAACCTTTCAGCGAGCAATGGACATCATCCTAGCCGGACTTCGTTGGTCGACGTGCCTGatttacctagatgacgtcatcATTTACTCAGCAACCTTCCAACAGCATTTGGAACGACTTCGTCTAGTGCTGGGTTGCCTTTGTCAAGCTggattgaaattgaaatggtcaaaatgcTCATTTATGGAGCACACACTAAAAGTGTTGGGACATCTTATCTCAAAAGAAGGCGTGGCCCCAGATCCTGAAAAGCTGGAGGCAGTTCAAAGTTTCCCATCACATAACGAAGGCCATTCAACCGCAAACAAGGTGAAACGAGTACAAAGCTTTCTCGGCTTGTGTTCGTACTATCGACGTCACATTCAAG TGTTGGCGCATCCCAACTACGAGTTACCAATGGAAATTTTCCCTGATGCCTGTGGTTATGGCATAGGAGGTGTACTGGCTCAACGCATCCGAGAAGCAGAACGTCCCATCGCATACGCCAGCCGCCTTCTAACAAAATCAGAAGTGAACTATTCAATTACTGAAAAAGAGTGTCTCGCACTAGTGTGGTGTCTTTCCAAGTTTCGATGCTTTGTGTGGGGTTGCaaagtgaaagtggtgaccGATCATCAAGCTCTTTGCTGGTTAATGAGCAAAAGAGACCTAGCAGGTCGTTTGGCACGATGGAGCTTGTCGCTTCAAGAATACGACATAACCATTGTGTATCGCAGTGGAAAAACGCATGACAATGCAGATTGTCTTTCAAGAAATCCGCTACCAGTTGCACAAGAGCTAGAAGATGATCGCTGTTTTGTGGTGGGAGCAATCACCCTCCCTGGCCTTTCCGAAACCGAAGACGAGTCATTGGCTGAAAAGCAGAAGGCTTGCCACAATTGGAATCAGCTAATTGTGAAACTCCAAAACGGAAAATCAAGagttaaaaattttgtaattcacaaTGGAAAGCTGTACAAGGAAACCCTTAAGAATGGGAAGAACTACAGAAGACTGTAA